In a genomic window of Curtobacterium sp. MCBD17_035:
- a CDS encoding DUF3046 domain-containing protein translates to MRVSEFWQAVEDEFGPAYGQVVTRDVVLGAVGGRSAADALAAGVPARDVWEALCDAQDVPVGRRHGKGLRAPRD, encoded by the coding sequence GTGCGCGTGAGTGAGTTCTGGCAGGCGGTCGAGGACGAGTTCGGTCCGGCCTACGGTCAGGTGGTCACGCGCGACGTCGTCCTCGGGGCGGTGGGCGGACGGTCGGCGGCCGACGCGCTCGCGGCGGGGGTGCCGGCCCGCGACGTCTGGGAGGCCCTGTGCGACGCGCAGGACGTGCCCGTCGGACGGCGGCACGGCAAGGGCCTCCGCGCTCCGCGCGACTGA
- the recA gene encoding recombinase RecA has translation MPSPADREKALETALAQIDRQFGKGTVMRLGSDERAPVATIPTGSVALDVALGIGGLPRGRIIEIYGPESSGKTTLTLHAIANAQRNGGIAAFIDAEHALDPEYAKKLGVDIDALLVSQPDTGEQALEIADMLVRSGSIDLVVVDSVAALVPRAEIEGEMGDSHVGLQARLMSQALRKLAGGLNQTQTTMIFINQLREKIGVFFGSPETTAGGKALKFYASVRLDIRRIETLKDGTEAVGNRTRVKVVKNKMAPPFKQAEFDILYGVGISREGSLLDFGVEHGIVKKSGAWYTYEGDQLGQGKENSRNFLIQNGDIAAEIERKILAKLGVGAAAATADAPAPVESLEKKLAAKKGA, from the coding sequence ATGCCCTCACCCGCAGACCGCGAGAAGGCCCTCGAGACCGCACTCGCCCAGATCGACCGACAGTTCGGCAAGGGCACGGTGATGCGCCTCGGGAGTGACGAACGCGCCCCCGTCGCCACCATCCCCACCGGATCCGTGGCGCTCGACGTCGCTCTCGGCATCGGCGGCCTCCCGCGTGGTCGCATCATCGAGATCTACGGTCCGGAGTCCTCCGGCAAGACGACCCTGACGCTGCACGCCATCGCGAACGCGCAGCGCAACGGCGGCATCGCGGCCTTCATCGACGCGGAGCACGCCCTCGACCCCGAGTACGCGAAGAAGCTCGGCGTCGACATCGACGCACTCCTCGTCTCCCAGCCCGACACGGGTGAGCAGGCGCTCGAGATCGCGGACATGCTCGTCCGTTCGGGCTCGATCGACCTGGTCGTGGTCGACTCCGTGGCCGCGCTCGTGCCCCGCGCCGAGATCGAGGGCGAGATGGGCGACTCGCACGTCGGCCTCCAGGCCCGCCTCATGTCGCAGGCACTCCGGAAGCTGGCCGGTGGGCTCAACCAGACGCAGACCACGATGATCTTCATCAACCAGCTGCGCGAGAAGATCGGCGTGTTCTTCGGCAGCCCGGAGACCACCGCTGGCGGTAAGGCGCTCAAGTTCTACGCCTCGGTCCGGCTGGACATCCGCCGCATCGAGACCCTGAAGGACGGCACCGAGGCCGTGGGCAACCGCACCCGGGTCAAGGTCGTCAAGAACAAGATGGCGCCGCCCTTCAAGCAGGCCGAGTTCGACATCCTCTACGGCGTGGGGATCTCGCGCGAGGGCTCGTTGCTCGACTTCGGTGTGGAGCACGGCATCGTCAAGAAGTCGGGCGCCTGGTACACGTACGAGGGCGACCAGCTCGGCCAGGGCAAGGAGAACTCGCGCAACTTCCTCATCCAGAACGGCGACATCGCCGCCGAGATCGAACGCAAGATCCTCGCGAAGCTCGGTGTCGGTGCTGCCGCTGCCACCGCTGACGCCCCGGCGCCGGTCGAGTCTCTCGAGAAGAAACTCGCCGCCAAGAAGGGCGCGTGA
- a CDS encoding regulatory protein RecX has translation MPDDGLAPVTDIFGARSSARATSSRRAPAEGGAPFAEPGAHGASMGGPDGDDAIPVGLVRDETDVDRPDASDAWLPPVTGSTVGSVETVGPAAPVRRLRAADRDDDAEHETVESAPTQDELLAEAERISIRALSRRGTSTSELRTALLGRELPEDIVEHEIARLVRVGLLDDVRLAADLVDRLHDRKGLGRQGVVAELRRRGVDQAAIDAALADQDDDAAESERAIELARKRAGQMRGLDHETAERRLSGFLMRKGYGGSVVRTAVRIALDGGGRRGGVRFE, from the coding sequence ATGCCTGACGACGGCCTCGCACCGGTCACCGACATCTTCGGTGCGCGGTCGTCGGCACGGGCGACGTCGTCCCGGCGCGCACCGGCGGAAGGCGGAGCACCGTTTGCCGAGCCCGGCGCACACGGCGCGAGCATGGGCGGCCCGGACGGGGATGACGCGATCCCGGTCGGTCTCGTCCGCGACGAGACCGACGTCGACCGCCCGGACGCCTCCGACGCGTGGCTCCCTCCGGTGACGGGTTCCACCGTCGGGTCCGTCGAGACCGTCGGGCCCGCCGCCCCGGTGCGCCGACTGCGGGCTGCCGACCGGGACGATGACGCCGAGCACGAGACGGTCGAGTCAGCACCCACGCAGGACGAGTTGCTCGCCGAGGCAGAGCGGATCAGCATCCGGGCGCTCAGCCGCCGTGGCACGAGCACGTCCGAGCTGCGGACCGCCCTCCTCGGGCGCGAACTCCCCGAGGACATCGTCGAGCACGAGATCGCTCGACTCGTCCGGGTCGGTCTCCTCGACGACGTGCGGCTCGCTGCCGACCTCGTCGACCGTCTGCACGACCGCAAGGGCCTGGGGCGACAAGGCGTGGTGGCGGAGCTCCGGCGGCGGGGCGTCGACCAGGCGGCGATCGACGCGGCCCTGGCGGACCAGGACGACGACGCGGCGGAGTCCGAGCGTGCGATCGAGTTGGCGCGCAAGCGTGCCGGACAGATGCGGGGGCTCGACCACGAGACCGCGGAGCGCCGGCTCTCGGGGTTCCTCATGCGCAAGGGCTACGGCGGATCGGTCGTGCGGACCGCCGTCCGGATCGCACTCGACGGCGGCGGCCGACGGGGTGGCGTGCGCTTCGAGTAG
- the miaB gene encoding tRNA (N6-isopentenyl adenosine(37)-C2)-methylthiotransferase MiaB — protein sequence MATTTPARPRTYEVRTYGCQMNVHDSERLSGSLEAAGYVPAVDEQADVVVINTCAVRENADNRLYGNLGHLAGVKREHEGLQIAVGGCLAQKDKNVILEKAPWVDVVFGTHNMGSLPAMLERARHNGEAQVEILEALEVFPSTLPTKRDSTHSGWVSISVGCNNTCTFCIVPSLRGKEKDRRPGDVLAEIQALVDDGAIEVTLLGQNVNSYGVEFGDRQAFSKLLRAAGSIEGLERVRFTSPHPAAFTDDVIDAMAETPNVMPQLHMPLQSGSDRILRAMRRSYRSDRFLGILDRVRARIPHAAISTDIIVGFPGETEADFQDTLRVVERARFASAFTFQYSIRPGTPAATMEQQVPKEVVQDRYDRLVALQDRIVAEENARQVGRTVEVLVATGEGRKDDATHRLSGRAEDARLVHFGVPAGSEVPRPGDVVTVEITRGAPRYLIADTDAPLRVRRTRAGDAWDRAQAASCGVPVPADAGAADAAVGPRPVSLGLPTLRVGAPSGR from the coding sequence ATGGCGACCACCACCCCAGCGCGCCCCCGCACCTACGAGGTCCGGACCTACGGGTGCCAGATGAACGTGCACGACTCGGAGCGTCTCAGCGGGTCACTCGAGGCGGCCGGATACGTGCCGGCTGTGGACGAGCAGGCCGACGTCGTCGTGATCAACACCTGCGCGGTCCGCGAGAACGCGGACAACCGCCTGTACGGCAACCTCGGCCACCTGGCCGGGGTCAAGCGTGAGCACGAGGGGCTGCAGATCGCCGTCGGTGGGTGCCTGGCGCAGAAGGACAAGAACGTCATCCTCGAGAAGGCCCCGTGGGTCGACGTCGTGTTCGGCACCCACAACATGGGCTCGCTGCCCGCGATGCTCGAGCGCGCACGCCACAACGGCGAGGCGCAGGTCGAGATCCTCGAGGCGCTCGAGGTGTTCCCGTCGACGCTGCCCACCAAGCGGGACTCCACGCACAGCGGGTGGGTGTCGATCTCCGTCGGCTGCAACAACACGTGCACGTTCTGCATCGTCCCGTCGCTCCGGGGCAAGGAGAAGGACCGCCGACCGGGCGACGTCCTGGCCGAGATCCAGGCGCTCGTGGACGACGGCGCGATCGAGGTCACGCTGCTCGGCCAGAACGTCAACTCGTACGGCGTCGAGTTCGGCGACCGCCAGGCGTTCAGCAAACTCCTCCGCGCTGCCGGTTCGATCGAGGGGCTCGAGCGGGTCCGGTTCACCAGCCCGCACCCCGCCGCGTTCACCGACGACGTCATCGACGCCATGGCCGAGACGCCGAACGTGATGCCGCAGCTCCACATGCCGCTGCAGTCCGGCTCGGACCGCATCCTCCGGGCGATGCGGCGGAGCTACCGCAGCGACCGCTTCCTCGGGATCCTCGACCGGGTCCGCGCCCGCATCCCGCACGCGGCGATCTCGACGGACATCATCGTCGGTTTCCCCGGCGAGACCGAGGCCGACTTCCAGGACACGCTCCGGGTCGTCGAGCGTGCACGGTTCGCGTCGGCGTTCACGTTCCAGTACTCCATCCGCCCGGGGACGCCCGCGGCGACGATGGAGCAACAGGTGCCGAAGGAGGTCGTGCAGGACCGCTACGACCGACTCGTGGCGCTGCAGGACCGGATCGTCGCCGAGGAGAACGCACGGCAGGTCGGCCGAACGGTCGAGGTCCTCGTCGCGACGGGCGAGGGGCGGAAGGACGACGCGACCCACCGACTGAGCGGGCGGGCCGAGGACGCCCGTCTCGTGCACTTCGGTGTACCCGCCGGCTCGGAGGTCCCCCGCCCGGGCGACGTCGTGACGGTCGAGATCACGCGCGGCGCACCCCGGTACCTCATCGCCGACACGGACGCGCCGCTGCGCGTCCGCCGCACCCGCGCGGGCGACGCGTGGGACCGCGCGCAGGCCGCCTCGTGTGGCGTGCCGGTCCCGGCCGACGCCGGTGCCGCGGACGCTGCGGTCGGGCCCCGGCCGGTGTCGCTCGGGCTGCCGACGCTGCGGGTCGGCGCGCCTTCCGGCCGCTGA
- the miaA gene encoding tRNA (adenosine(37)-N6)-dimethylallyltransferase MiaA, giving the protein MEGPDVIAIVGATGTGKSDLALGIAEALRRDGLPAEIVNADAMQLYRGMDIGTAKVPIAARRGVPHRLLDVLDVTDEASVAAYQRDARAAIDAVVGAGAPVVLVGGSGLYVSSVLHDLSFPATDPELRAALEREADEHGAAALLERLRALDPAAAAAVDPRNTRRLVRAVEVATNRDPVRPRLPSAPRPWRPMRVLHLQRRREVLVPMLHERAARMFDDGLVDEVAGLVDVGLEAGRTARAAIGYAQALDVLHGRSDLEGAVTSTAVATRQYARRQVSWFRRLREAESLDVTGAGHDDLERVAVAVAADRGRGDASEALARIGA; this is encoded by the coding sequence GTGGAGGGCCCGGACGTCATCGCGATCGTGGGTGCCACGGGCACCGGCAAGTCGGACCTGGCGCTCGGCATCGCCGAAGCACTCCGCCGAGACGGTCTCCCGGCCGAGATCGTGAACGCCGACGCGATGCAGTTGTACCGCGGGATGGACATCGGGACGGCCAAGGTCCCGATCGCCGCCCGACGCGGTGTGCCGCATCGACTGCTCGACGTGCTCGACGTGACCGACGAGGCGAGCGTCGCGGCGTACCAGCGTGACGCCCGGGCGGCGATCGACGCCGTGGTCGGGGCGGGCGCGCCGGTCGTGCTCGTCGGCGGGAGCGGCCTGTACGTGTCGAGCGTGCTCCACGACCTGTCCTTCCCCGCCACGGATCCGGAACTCCGCGCGGCGCTCGAGCGCGAGGCGGACGAGCACGGGGCGGCCGCACTGCTCGAACGACTGCGTGCCCTCGACCCTGCGGCGGCGGCAGCGGTCGACCCGCGGAACACCCGGCGTCTGGTGCGCGCCGTCGAGGTCGCGACGAACCGGGATCCGGTGCGCCCGCGCCTCCCGTCCGCACCGCGGCCGTGGCGACCGATGCGGGTGCTGCACCTGCAACGGCGGCGTGAGGTCCTCGTGCCGATGCTGCACGAGCGTGCCGCGAGGATGTTCGACGACGGCCTCGTCGACGAGGTCGCGGGGCTCGTCGACGTCGGCCTGGAGGCCGGACGGACGGCCCGCGCGGCGATCGGCTACGCGCAGGCTCTCGACGTGCTGCACGGCCGCTCGGACCTCGAGGGCGCCGTGACGTCGACCGCGGTCGCGACGCGGCAGTACGCCCGCCGACAGGTTTCCTGGTTCCGGCGGCTGCGCGAGGCGGAGTCGCTCGACGTGACCGGAGCGGGCCACGACGACCTCGAGCGGGTGGCCGTCGCCGTGGCTGCCGACCGCGGCCGCGGGGACGCGTCCGAGGCCCTCGCTAGGATCGGGGCGTGA
- the dapF gene encoding diaminopimelate epimerase: MTELHFTKGHGTGNDFVLFADPDATVDLTPERIRAIADRRFGVGADGVIRAVRTAAVPDGRSIAAVAPEAEWFMDYHNADGSVAEMCGNGVRVFARYLTDAGLVDLAPGETLAIGTRKGVVDLQRSTNGFSADLGRWGLGIAGLDGDEVLVRARNLDGARPGLPIDVGNPHVVVAVATDDELAGLDLTYVPVLEPAPPAGANVEFVLPGDPLVRDGVGHITMRVHERGSGETLSCGTGAVAAALAVRHWAGPQAPDTWRVRVPGGVLTVRMAAAEDGEHVALSGPADLVFEGDLTV; this comes from the coding sequence GTGACCGAACTCCACTTCACCAAGGGCCACGGCACGGGCAACGACTTCGTGCTGTTCGCCGACCCGGACGCGACAGTGGACCTGACACCGGAGCGCATCCGTGCCATCGCCGATCGTCGCTTCGGCGTGGGCGCCGACGGCGTGATCCGCGCGGTCAGGACGGCCGCGGTGCCGGACGGCCGATCGATCGCCGCCGTCGCTCCCGAGGCCGAGTGGTTCATGGACTACCACAACGCCGACGGCAGCGTCGCCGAGATGTGCGGCAACGGCGTGCGGGTGTTCGCGCGCTACCTGACCGACGCCGGACTGGTCGACCTCGCGCCGGGCGAGACCCTGGCGATCGGGACGCGGAAGGGCGTGGTCGACCTGCAGCGGTCGACCAACGGGTTCTCGGCGGACCTCGGACGATGGGGGCTCGGCATCGCCGGTCTCGACGGCGACGAGGTCCTCGTCCGCGCCCGCAACCTCGACGGCGCGCGCCCGGGCCTCCCGATCGACGTCGGCAACCCGCACGTCGTCGTCGCCGTGGCGACGGACGACGAACTCGCGGGGCTCGACCTGACCTACGTGCCGGTCCTCGAGCCGGCACCGCCCGCGGGCGCGAACGTCGAGTTCGTCCTGCCCGGCGATCCGCTCGTGCGCGACGGCGTCGGCCACATCACGATGCGCGTCCACGAGCGCGGCAGTGGCGAGACCCTGTCGTGCGGCACGGGGGCCGTCGCGGCGGCCCTGGCGGTCCGCCACTGGGCCGGTCCGCAGGCGCCGGACACCTGGCGGGTCCGCGTGCCCGGCGGCGTCCTGACGGTCCGGATGGCCGCTGCGGAGGACGGCGAGCACGTCGCGCTGAGCGGTCCCGCCGACCTGGTGTTCGAGGGCGACCTCACCGTCTGA
- a CDS encoding methyltransferase — MANEHYFSAQPESDARPRRITVTLAGRTLTLATAAGVFSPDRLDAGTRVLLQSVPPPPATGALLDVGCGWGPLSIAMALQAPEAEVWGVDVNERVLDLARANAATAGARNVTVRLPEAVPEDLRFATIWSNPPIRVGKDELHSILLTWLPRLEPGGDAWLVVAKNLGGDSLQRWLAETLDTDLVVTRATTDRGYRVIRVHRTR; from the coding sequence ATGGCGAACGAGCACTACTTCTCGGCCCAGCCGGAGAGCGACGCCCGACCGCGGCGCATCACGGTCACCCTGGCCGGGCGGACGCTCACCCTCGCCACCGCCGCGGGCGTCTTCAGCCCGGACCGGCTCGACGCGGGCACGCGGGTGTTGCTGCAGAGCGTGCCGCCACCGCCCGCGACCGGGGCGCTCCTCGACGTCGGCTGCGGGTGGGGTCCGCTCAGCATCGCCATGGCGCTGCAGGCGCCCGAGGCCGAGGTCTGGGGCGTCGACGTCAACGAGCGTGTGCTCGACCTGGCTCGGGCGAACGCGGCGACGGCCGGTGCCCGGAACGTCACGGTGCGTCTGCCGGAGGCGGTGCCGGAGGACCTCCGGTTCGCCACCATCTGGTCGAACCCCCCGATCCGGGTGGGCAAGGACGAGCTCCACTCGATCCTGCTCACGTGGCTCCCGCGCCTGGAACCGGGTGGGGACGCCTGGCTCGTGGTGGCCAAGAACCTGGGCGGCGACTCGCTGCAGCGGTGGCTGGCCGAGACGCTCGACACGGACCTCGTGGTCACGCGCGCGACGACCGACCGCGGGTACCGCGTCATCCGGGTGCACCGGACACGCTGA
- the hflX gene encoding GTPase HflX: MTEQDDMVEGVLEEQQHDGVVERVLRNAESRTTPAVFAPAQAIQTTDAEVVGWQGDGEQYDREDRAALRRVSGLSTELEDVTEVEYRQLRLERVVLIGVYAQGDAQDAENSIRELAALAETAGAVVLDGLLQRRPHPDPSTYLGRGKAEELAMVVKATGADTVIADTELAPSQRRALEDVVKVKVIDRTAVILDIFSQHAKSREGKAQVELAQLEYLLPRLRGWGESMSRQAGGQVGSAGAGMGSRGPGETKIELDRRRIHTRMARLRRQIAGFAPAREAKRAERHRNEVPSVAIAGYTNAGKSSLLNRLTSAGVLVQNQLFATLDATVRRTETGGGRPFTFVDTVGFVRNLPHQLVEAFRSTLEEVGEADVVLHVVDGSHPDPGAQLSTVRDVIADVGARDVPEVVAFNKADLVDADQRLVLRGLVPDAVFVSARTGEGIPELLAAIEARLPEPDVELTIVVPYDRGDLVSRLHDEGAVEQTEYLVDGTRLDVRVFARQVSELAPFVVAPVHSA, translated from the coding sequence ATGACGGAGCAGGACGACATGGTCGAGGGTGTCCTCGAGGAGCAGCAGCACGACGGTGTGGTCGAGCGGGTGTTGCGGAACGCCGAGAGCAGGACGACCCCGGCGGTGTTCGCGCCGGCGCAGGCGATCCAGACCACCGACGCCGAGGTCGTGGGGTGGCAGGGCGACGGCGAACAGTACGACCGTGAGGACCGTGCCGCGCTGCGTCGCGTGTCCGGTCTGTCCACCGAGCTCGAGGACGTCACCGAGGTCGAGTACCGGCAGCTGCGGCTCGAGCGCGTCGTCCTCATCGGCGTGTACGCGCAGGGTGACGCCCAGGACGCCGAGAACTCGATCCGTGAGCTCGCTGCCCTCGCGGAGACGGCGGGTGCGGTCGTGCTCGACGGTCTGCTCCAGCGCCGCCCGCACCCGGACCCGAGCACGTACCTCGGCCGCGGCAAGGCCGAGGAACTCGCGATGGTCGTCAAGGCGACGGGCGCGGACACCGTCATCGCCGACACGGAACTCGCGCCGAGCCAACGCCGTGCGCTCGAGGACGTCGTCAAGGTGAAGGTCATCGACCGCACCGCCGTCATCCTCGACATCTTCAGCCAGCACGCCAAGAGCCGCGAGGGCAAGGCACAGGTCGAACTCGCGCAGCTCGAGTACCTGCTCCCGCGCCTCCGTGGTTGGGGTGAGTCGATGTCCCGTCAGGCGGGTGGCCAGGTCGGCAGCGCCGGCGCCGGCATGGGGTCCCGTGGTCCCGGTGAGACCAAGATCGAGCTCGATCGGCGTCGCATCCACACCCGGATGGCCCGGTTGCGTCGACAGATCGCGGGGTTCGCCCCGGCGCGCGAGGCGAAGCGCGCCGAGCGGCACCGCAACGAGGTGCCGAGCGTCGCCATCGCGGGGTACACGAACGCCGGCAAGTCGAGCCTGCTCAACCGCCTGACCTCCGCGGGCGTCCTCGTGCAGAACCAGCTCTTCGCCACCCTGGACGCGACCGTCCGTCGGACCGAGACCGGGGGCGGCCGCCCGTTCACGTTCGTCGACACGGTCGGGTTCGTCCGGAACCTGCCGCACCAGCTCGTCGAGGCCTTCCGGTCCACGCTCGAGGAGGTCGGTGAGGCCGACGTCGTGCTGCACGTGGTCGACGGCTCCCACCCCGACCCGGGCGCGCAGCTGAGCACCGTCCGCGACGTCATCGCCGATGTCGGTGCCCGGGACGTGCCCGAGGTGGTCGCGTTCAACAAGGCCGATCTCGTCGACGCCGACCAGCGTCTCGTCCTCCGCGGCCTCGTACCGGACGCCGTCTTCGTGTCCGCGCGGACCGGCGAGGGGATCCCCGAGCTGCTCGCCGCGATCGAGGCGCGTCTGCCGGAGCCCGACGTCGAGCTGACGATCGTGGTCCCGTACGACCGAGGCGACCTCGTGTCCCGGCTGCACGACGAGGGCGCGGTGGAGCAGACCGAGTACCTGGTCGACGGCACCCGCCTGGACGTCCGCGTCTTCGCGCGCCAGGTCAGCGAGCTCGCGCCGTTCGTGGTCGCGCCGGTCCACTCCGCCTGA
- the lexA gene encoding transcriptional repressor LexA: MADDAPREMRTQKPLTPKQQAILDAIRSSIANRGYPPSMREIGDAVGLSSLSSVTHQLGQLELGGWIRRDPNRPRALEVLVDEPRPEDGPDIDATTLVPLVGRIAAGIPITAEQHVDEIVPLPRQLVGTGDLFMLRVVGDSMVDAAICDGDWVVVRSQQTAENGEIVAAMLDEEATVKVFRQRDGHTWLLPRNTAFEPILGDAATVLGRVVAVLRSV; encoded by the coding sequence ATGGCAGACGACGCACCACGCGAGATGCGCACCCAGAAGCCCCTGACCCCGAAGCAGCAGGCGATCCTCGACGCCATCCGCTCCTCGATCGCGAACCGCGGGTACCCGCCGAGCATGCGCGAGATCGGTGACGCGGTCGGCCTCTCCTCACTGTCGAGCGTCACGCACCAGCTCGGTCAGCTCGAGCTCGGCGGCTGGATCCGCCGCGATCCGAACCGACCGCGCGCGCTCGAGGTCCTCGTGGACGAGCCCCGACCGGAGGACGGCCCGGACATCGACGCGACGACGCTCGTTCCCCTCGTCGGCCGGATCGCCGCCGGTATCCCGATCACGGCCGAACAGCACGTCGACGAGATCGTCCCGCTCCCCCGTCAGCTGGTCGGGACCGGTGACCTGTTCATGCTCCGCGTGGTCGGGGACTCCATGGTCGACGCCGCGATCTGCGACGGCGACTGGGTCGTCGTGCGGAGCCAGCAGACCGCCGAGAACGGCGAGATCGTCGCCGCGATGCTCGACGAGGAGGCGACGGTCAAGGTGTTCCGCCAGCGCGACGGCCACACCTGGCTGCTCCCGCGGAACACCGCGTTCGAGCCGATCCTCGGCGACGCGGCCACGGTGCTCGGACGCGTCGTGGCGGTCCTGCGCTCCGTGTGA
- a CDS encoding LysM peptidoglycan-binding domain-containing protein, with protein sequence MSTISSTSAGTVRPRLRITRRGRVVLTTVSALPVLLVVALAALNGGQAAAGDHAAHVHFTTVTIQPGESLWQLAQDEAPNVDPRDFVQDVVDLNNLPSAAVQAGEKLAIPTQYTTGS encoded by the coding sequence ATGAGCACCATCAGCAGCACATCCGCCGGTACGGTCCGTCCCCGGCTCCGGATCACTCGGCGGGGCCGGGTCGTCCTCACCACCGTCAGTGCACTCCCCGTGTTGCTCGTGGTCGCCCTCGCCGCCCTCAACGGTGGGCAGGCCGCAGCGGGGGACCACGCGGCGCACGTGCACTTCACGACGGTGACGATCCAGCCGGGCGAGTCCCTGTGGCAACTCGCGCAGGACGAAGCCCCGAACGTCGACCCGCGCGACTTCGTGCAGGACGTCGTCGACCTCAACAACCTCCCGAGCGCCGCCGTCCAGGCGGGCGAGAAGCTCGCCATTCCGACGCAGTACACGACGGGCTCCTGA
- a CDS encoding histidinol-phosphate transaminase has product MAITLDDLPIRDDLRGQTPYGAPQKHVRVQLNVNENTHPVPPEVAEDILASIGAALATVNRYPDREFTALRSSLASYLGHGLAPEHVWAANGSNEVIQQLLQAFGGPGRSVLGFPPTYSMHSIIASGTGTRWIPAQRDAEFGISPATAVAAVREHRPDIVFFCGPNNPTGTPLSLDTVAEAYDATDGIVMVDEAYAEFMPKDHPSALTLLPGRERLVVSRTMSKAFAFAGARVGYLAADPAVVDALRLVRLPYHLSALTQAAAVAALRHAPEMLRMVDDIVVQRDRMVRELGDMGFRPYETWSNFVLFGGVAEPRRVFEELLERDVIVRDLGIPEHLRVSAGTADETSAFLTAMREIDPVRVGA; this is encoded by the coding sequence GTGGCGATCACCCTGGACGACCTCCCCATCCGTGACGACCTCCGTGGTCAGACCCCGTACGGGGCGCCGCAGAAGCACGTCCGCGTCCAGCTGAACGTCAACGAGAACACGCATCCCGTGCCGCCCGAGGTCGCCGAGGACATCCTCGCCTCGATCGGCGCGGCGCTCGCCACGGTGAACCGCTACCCGGACCGCGAGTTCACCGCGCTGCGCTCGTCGCTCGCCTCGTACCTCGGGCACGGCCTCGCGCCGGAACACGTCTGGGCTGCGAACGGTTCGAACGAGGTCATCCAGCAGCTCTTGCAGGCGTTCGGTGGTCCCGGGCGGTCCGTCCTCGGGTTCCCGCCCACCTACTCGATGCACTCCATCATCGCCTCGGGTACCGGTACCCGGTGGATCCCCGCGCAGCGGGACGCCGAGTTCGGCATCAGCCCGGCGACGGCGGTCGCGGCGGTGCGCGAGCACCGCCCCGACATCGTCTTCTTCTGTGGTCCGAACAACCCGACGGGCACGCCGCTGTCGCTCGACACCGTGGCCGAGGCCTACGACGCGACGGACGGCATCGTCATGGTGGACGAGGCCTACGCGGAGTTCATGCCGAAGGACCACCCCTCGGCCCTGACCCTGCTGCCCGGGCGGGAACGGCTCGTCGTGTCGCGGACGATGAGCAAGGCGTTCGCCTTCGCGGGCGCGCGCGTCGGCTACCTGGCGGCCGATCCCGCGGTGGTCGACGCGCTCCGCCTCGTCCGGCTGCCGTACCACCTGTCGGCCCTGACGCAGGCCGCCGCGGTCGCCGCGCTGCGGCACGCGCCGGAGATGCTCCGGATGGTCGACGACATCGTGGTCCAGCGCGACCGGATGGTCCGCGAGCTCGGGGACATGGGCTTCCGCCCCTACGAGACCTGGTCCAACTTCGTGCTCTTCGGCGGCGTGGCGGAACCCCGCCGCGTGTTCGAGGAACTCCTCGAGCGTGACGTCATCGTCCGCGACCTCGGGATCCCCGAGCACCTGCGGGTCAGTGCCGGGACGGCCGACGAGACCTCGGCGTTCCTCACGGCGATGCGCGAGATCGACCCCGTTAGGGTTGGAGCATGA
- the hisB gene encoding imidazoleglycerol-phosphate dehydratase HisB, giving the protein MTGSRTASITRVTSESSVTLSLDLDGTGRSSISTSVPFYDHMLTAFAKHSLIDLQVEASGDTDIDAHHTVEDTGIVLGQALRQALGDRAGIGRYGDALVPLDEALAQAVVDVSGRPYLVHTGEPEGFALHRIGGHFTGSLVRHVFEAVTMHAGLTVHVRVLAGRDPHHIAEAEFKAFARALRAAVQPDPRVEGIPSTKGSL; this is encoded by the coding sequence ATGACCGGCTCGCGCACCGCTTCGATCACCCGCGTGACGAGCGAGTCGAGCGTCACGTTGTCGCTCGACCTCGACGGCACCGGTCGTTCCTCGATCTCGACGTCTGTCCCGTTCTACGACCACATGCTCACCGCGTTCGCGAAACACTCGCTCATCGACCTCCAGGTCGAGGCGTCGGGTGACACCGACATCGACGCGCACCACACCGTCGAGGACACCGGCATCGTCCTCGGACAGGCGCTGCGGCAGGCGCTCGGCGACCGCGCCGGGATCGGGCGGTACGGCGATGCGCTCGTGCCCCTGGACGAGGCGCTCGCCCAGGCCGTGGTCGACGTCTCGGGTCGTCCCTACCTCGTCCACACGGGGGAGCCCGAGGGCTTCGCGTTGCACCGCATCGGCGGCCACTTCACCGGCTCGCTCGTCCGGCACGTGTTCGAGGCCGTGACGATGCACGCCGGTCTCACCGTGCACGTCCGGGTCCTCGCGGGCCGTGACCCGCACCACATCGCCGAGGCCGAGTTCAAGGCGTTCGCGCGGGCACTGCGTGCGGCGGTCCAGCCGGACCCGCGGGTGGAGGGCATCCCGTCCACGAAGGGTTCGCTGTGA